The following are encoded in a window of Paenibacillaceae bacterium GAS479 genomic DNA:
- a CDS encoding diaminopimelate decarboxylase, producing the protein MNRQVERWIHEWQAASDEPVCAYVYDLAGIRRHAASLLPGLPRQGKLFYAIKANPDKRIIEALLPVVAGFEVASIGELRRVREVSAQVPILFGGPGKKDTELEAAVELGVAYIHVESLLELRKLIAITARLEQPVKVLLRVNLSSGQLPQTKIVMGGRPTPFGLDESYLEEAMEILGASGNEYVRCHGFHFHSLSNNVNAELHADMVDLYLAKAEEWRARGLDVRVINAGGGFGVTYDGSPGFDWARFSALMKERGVEARLGDTELFFEPGRFIVADYGYYAVEVVDIKQSHGQHFAVVRGGTHHNRLPASWGHDHPFHIVDSDRWPYPFARPSVTDGLVTIAGELCTPKDRLHTDAPVERLQAGDVVVFVKSGAYCWTISHHDFLGHPHPEFHYITEGNDYADIDDSCGGQQSAAADHEGSDGRAAVRAVFSAR; encoded by the coding sequence ATGAATCGCCAAGTAGAGCGCTGGATTCATGAGTGGCAGGCGGCCAGCGATGAGCCTGTGTGCGCATATGTGTACGATTTGGCAGGCATCCGGCGGCATGCCGCATCGCTGCTGCCCGGCCTGCCCCGGCAAGGCAAGCTGTTTTATGCGATTAAGGCGAATCCCGACAAGCGGATAATCGAGGCGCTGCTGCCAGTTGTGGCTGGCTTCGAGGTCGCTTCAATCGGTGAGCTGCGGCGGGTGAGAGAAGTGTCGGCGCAGGTGCCGATTCTGTTCGGAGGCCCGGGCAAAAAGGATACCGAGCTGGAGGCCGCCGTGGAACTCGGCGTGGCTTATATTCATGTGGAGAGTCTGCTTGAGCTGCGCAAGCTGATCGCCATAACGGCGCGCTTGGAGCAACCGGTTAAGGTACTGCTGCGGGTAAACCTGAGCTCCGGCCAGCTGCCGCAGACGAAAATTGTCATGGGTGGCCGGCCGACCCCTTTTGGCCTCGACGAATCGTATTTGGAGGAAGCAATGGAGATACTCGGAGCTTCGGGCAATGAATACGTCCGTTGCCACGGATTCCATTTCCACTCCTTGTCCAACAATGTAAACGCCGAGCTGCATGCCGATATGGTTGATCTGTATTTAGCTAAGGCGGAGGAGTGGAGAGCGCGCGGCCTCGATGTTCGCGTTATCAATGCGGGAGGCGGCTTCGGCGTCACCTACGATGGCAGCCCGGGCTTTGATTGGGCGCGGTTCTCCGCTTTAATGAAGGAACGCGGCGTCGAAGCGAGACTAGGAGACACGGAGCTATTTTTTGAGCCCGGCAGATTTATCGTTGCGGATTACGGCTATTACGCGGTTGAGGTGGTCGATATTAAACAATCGCACGGCCAGCATTTTGCCGTCGTTCGCGGAGGCACACATCATAATCGGCTTCCGGCCTCATGGGGGCATGACCATCCGTTTCACATCGTGGATTCGGATCGCTGGCCGTATCCTTTCGCGCGCCCGTCGGTGACGGACGGGCTCGTGACGATTGCCGGCGAGCTTTGCACGCCGAAGGATCGGCTGCATACGGACGCACCGGTGGAGCGGCTTCAGGCCGGAGATGTTGTCGTTTTTGTGAAATCCGGTGCTTACTGCTGGACGATTTCCCATCATGATTTTTTAGGCCATCCGCATCCTGAATTCCATTACATTACGGAAGGAAATGACTATGCAGACATCGATGATTCCTGTGGAGGGCAGCAAAGCGCAGCGGCAGATCATGAAGGATCTGATGGACGCGCTGCTGTTCGAGCAGTTTTTTCAGCTCGATAA
- a CDS encoding Siderophore synthetase component, whose product MDALLFEQFFQLDKDTVSPLVERLELGQLFTGNAKSLVYDGEIRFLFEPGIRQQFVWDDASPVYIQNESGGWTQAGSPRMVCEAVLRDSLSEEAYAGQGVADFLKGLDVAVRQLQLSMDQSAEGLRFTPSSSYEWLLKGEMIASLRDRPFHPLSKAKIGLSDGDYAAYMAEFGHPTAMRWVAVKNECIVRGNEAEEIELLLDILDGRERAAVEAELADKRLSEASYTVLPVHPWQLEHKILPDFRQELAEGTIVVLDIQAGSFRATSSVRSFAAPDEPQLMLKLPLSVLSLGAARYLPVVKLLNGLSGERMFRQAVAQDETLADRVFLCEERNWWGYMPESMGLFDDHPRHLAAQIRKLPPEVLSEDRRVVPMSSLGVLREEGHYLSELLGGDVSREDAIAFYTQTAELFYDIVMRLFKIGIVPEIHGQNCGLVLSGNRPTGLLFRDHDSVRLHSPYLERHGIGDPFYHIRPGYSNSLYNETVEKLIFYVQSLGTQVNLASIMESLAKAYEIPVRELWEVTEAAWRKAFASAGLPEEDRSRLEAAVFDSEVWPLKQIVIPLLESEGVPGAMPSGKGTGANPFQLLRQR is encoded by the coding sequence ATGGACGCGCTGCTGTTCGAGCAGTTTTTTCAGCTCGATAAGGATACGGTAAGCCCGCTAGTGGAGCGTCTGGAGTTGGGGCAGCTATTCACTGGGAACGCCAAGTCGCTTGTATACGACGGAGAAATCAGATTCCTGTTCGAGCCGGGCATCCGGCAGCAGTTCGTTTGGGACGACGCTTCTCCTGTCTACATCCAAAACGAAAGCGGCGGCTGGACTCAAGCAGGCTCGCCGCGCATGGTATGCGAGGCCGTGCTGCGTGACTCGTTATCCGAGGAGGCGTATGCCGGACAGGGCGTGGCCGATTTTTTGAAGGGACTCGACGTGGCAGTGCGCCAGCTGCAGCTCAGCATGGATCAGTCGGCGGAGGGGCTCCGCTTCACGCCATCCAGCAGTTATGAGTGGCTGCTTAAAGGTGAAATGATCGCTTCCCTGCGCGACCGCCCGTTCCATCCGCTTTCTAAGGCCAAAATCGGCTTGTCGGATGGAGATTACGCTGCTTATATGGCGGAGTTCGGTCATCCGACGGCTATGCGTTGGGTCGCGGTCAAAAACGAGTGCATCGTGCGGGGGAACGAAGCGGAGGAGATCGAACTGCTGCTCGATATTCTCGACGGGCGGGAAAGAGCTGCGGTGGAGGCCGAGCTGGCCGACAAACGGTTGTCGGAAGCCAGCTATACCGTTCTGCCCGTTCATCCTTGGCAGCTGGAGCACAAGATTCTTCCCGATTTTAGACAAGAACTGGCAGAAGGAACTATCGTTGTGCTTGATATTCAGGCGGGAAGCTTCCGAGCTACCTCCTCGGTGCGCTCATTCGCAGCGCCAGACGAGCCGCAGCTGATGCTCAAGCTGCCGCTCAGTGTGCTGTCGCTTGGCGCAGCGCGGTACTTGCCTGTCGTCAAGCTGCTGAATGGTCTGTCGGGTGAGCGAATGTTCCGTCAGGCTGTTGCCCAGGATGAGACGCTTGCCGATAGAGTTTTTTTATGTGAGGAACGCAACTGGTGGGGTTACATGCCGGAGTCGATGGGACTGTTCGATGATCATCCCCGTCATCTCGCCGCGCAAATTCGTAAGCTGCCACCTGAGGTTCTAAGTGAAGACCGCCGGGTTGTGCCCATGTCTTCTCTCGGCGTGTTAAGAGAGGAAGGGCATTACCTGTCGGAGCTGCTAGGCGGTGACGTTTCCCGCGAGGATGCAATCGCGTTTTACACGCAAACAGCGGAGCTGTTTTACGATATCGTCATGCGGCTATTCAAGATCGGCATCGTACCGGAAATTCACGGCCAGAACTGCGGCCTCGTTCTTAGCGGCAATCGTCCAACCGGACTGCTGTTCCGCGACCATGACTCTGTCCGGCTGCATTCGCCTTATTTGGAGCGGCACGGCATCGGAGATCCGTTCTATCATATCCGTCCGGGTTATTCAAACAGCTTGTATAACGAGACGGTAGAAAAATTGATCTTCTATGTACAGTCGCTGGGAACGCAGGTCAATCTAGCGTCCATTATGGAGTCTCTTGCAAAGGCGTATGAAATTCCGGTGCGGGAGCTGTGGGAAGTCACGGAGGCGGCTTGGAGGAAGGCTTTTGCCAGCGCCGGACTGCCAGAAGAGGACAGAAGTCGTCTGGAAGCGGCTGTGTTCGATAGCGAAGTCTGGCCGCTCAAGCAGATTGTTATTCCGCTGCTAGAGTCGGAAGGAGTACCGGGAGCAATGCCTTCCGGCAAAGGAACGGGGGCCAATCCGTTTCAGTTGCTGCGGCAACGATAG
- a CDS encoding diaminobutyrate aminotransferase apoenzyme translates to MMSISTQQDYLQLQGERESQARSYPRRFPLVIHKAKGMIITDMDGKCYYDCLAGAGTLALGHNHDVVVEAIKKTLDQQIPLHTLDLATPLKVEFMNEVFAILPDELKHTAKIQFCGPTGADAVEAAIKLVKNATKGGAILAFQGAYHGSTQATLSMSGNLSKKANLQSLLPNVHFLPFPYEYRCPFGVGNGKTAEISAQYIENLLNDVESGIAEPCGVIVETVQGEGGSIPADIQWLKELRRITAERGIPLIIDEVQTGIGRTGKMFSFEHAGIVPDVIVCSKAIGGSLPMSIVIYKEELDQWQPGAHTGTFRGNQLGMATGLATLAYIRENRILDNVNERSKQFFETLNRLQEKYEEIGDVRGRGLMIGVELVDPRGTVDRLGHYLPNGGLASKIQDRCFANGLIIESGGRHSAVLRFLPPLTITASETAEVLSIFEKSVMEAVEESRVAH, encoded by the coding sequence ATGATGTCTATCAGCACTCAGCAAGACTACCTGCAACTGCAAGGCGAAAGGGAGTCCCAGGCAAGATCGTATCCTCGCCGTTTTCCGCTGGTCATCCATAAGGCTAAAGGTATGATCATTACGGATATGGATGGAAAGTGCTACTACGATTGCCTCGCTGGAGCCGGTACTTTGGCGCTTGGTCATAATCATGATGTCGTCGTCGAAGCAATCAAAAAGACGCTAGATCAGCAAATTCCGTTACATACACTGGATTTGGCCACACCGCTCAAGGTGGAATTCATGAACGAGGTTTTTGCGATTCTGCCTGATGAGCTCAAACATACCGCTAAAATTCAGTTTTGCGGTCCTACAGGAGCTGACGCTGTCGAGGCTGCGATCAAACTTGTCAAAAACGCCACAAAGGGCGGCGCAATTCTAGCCTTCCAGGGCGCTTATCACGGTTCCACTCAAGCGACTCTCTCCATGAGCGGCAATTTGAGTAAAAAAGCCAATCTGCAAAGCTTGCTGCCTAATGTTCATTTCCTTCCATTCCCGTATGAGTACCGCTGTCCATTCGGTGTCGGCAACGGTAAGACAGCTGAGATTAGCGCTCAATATATCGAGAATCTACTAAATGATGTCGAGAGCGGCATTGCCGAGCCTTGCGGTGTCATCGTGGAGACGGTTCAAGGCGAGGGCGGCTCGATTCCGGCGGATATCCAATGGCTCAAGGAATTGCGGCGGATAACGGCTGAGAGAGGCATTCCGCTCATTATTGACGAGGTTCAGACGGGCATCGGCCGGACCGGCAAAATGTTTTCGTTTGAGCATGCCGGCATCGTGCCTGATGTTATTGTGTGCTCCAAAGCGATTGGCGGCAGTTTGCCGATGTCGATTGTCATTTATAAAGAAGAGCTGGATCAGTGGCAACCGGGGGCGCATACCGGAACCTTCAGGGGCAACCAGCTTGGCATGGCAACGGGTCTGGCTACGCTTGCTTATATTAGGGAAAACCGGATTCTGGATAATGTGAACGAACGCAGCAAACAGTTTTTCGAAACTCTTAACCGGCTGCAAGAGAAGTACGAAGAGATCGGCGATGTGCGCGGCAGAGGGCTGATGATCGGCGTGGAACTGGTTGACCCGCGTGGAACAGTAGATCGTCTGGGACATTACTTGCCGAACGGAGGGCTTGCTTCCAAAATTCAGGACAGATGTTTTGCGAATGGACTCATTATCGAATCTGGCGGCAGACATTCGGCTGTGCTGCGCTTCTTGCCACCACTTACGATCACGGCCAGTGAAACGGCGGAGGTATTATCCATTTTTGAAAAGTCGGTCATGGAGGCCGTCGAGGAGAGCCGAGTTGCTCACTAA
- a CDS encoding drug resistance transporter, EmrB/QacA subfamily: MKKHSILFAVLLGAFSLVLTNSAFNILLPSLVTLYSISTSLGGWLMALYILAMTITMPLTSLFVDRFGRKRTYLFGLALYGLTSGIGALFSHSFEVAMLVRLLHGIAAGLMIPLSLVLLFDYYGNEARGRVVGAWGMLLTIAPAIGPTLGGVIIQYGDLSALFWINVPFAVAAFVWCSFKISAYPPVRRKTIHWQSLTLLVLGVALFSLGIQFVSQPGVPAWGAAALLLLGAAAGIQFLRVESKKEEPLIRFGLLKRYPVYTAALVVAAVQDAVMFGVIFVLPLFFQEALNLSPAVAGAMFIPTAIATSLFAWIGGSLVDAGKSRGFIGYGIFFVALSIVSFAFLPQTAPLVLVMALMALRGIGNGLSEMSLTTIGFAALPEEDLHEGSALANTLQRLASSFTVMLLAVYYDFRKGMLIDAGQLADNAGWMALKEECLLLGALLLLTLPLLRAIKLKRVNDVAGEQAA, encoded by the coding sequence ATGAAAAAGCATTCGATCCTGTTCGCTGTTCTGCTTGGCGCTTTTTCGCTTGTGTTGACCAATAGCGCATTCAATATTCTGCTGCCGAGCTTGGTTACTTTGTATAGCATTTCAACCTCGCTGGGCGGCTGGTTAATGGCTCTATATATATTGGCGATGACCATCACGATGCCGCTCACTTCGCTGTTCGTCGATCGGTTCGGCCGTAAAAGGACCTATTTATTCGGCTTGGCTCTATACGGGCTGACTTCTGGGATAGGAGCACTGTTCAGCCATTCGTTTGAGGTCGCAATGTTAGTGCGCTTATTGCATGGCATCGCAGCCGGGTTGATGATTCCTTTGTCGCTTGTTTTGTTATTCGACTATTACGGCAATGAGGCAAGAGGCAGAGTCGTCGGAGCTTGGGGCATGCTGCTTACGATTGCGCCTGCGATCGGGCCGACTCTTGGAGGAGTCATTATTCAGTATGGCGATTTGAGCGCCTTATTCTGGATCAATGTTCCGTTTGCAGTCGCGGCTTTTGTATGGTGCAGCTTCAAGATCAGCGCTTATCCTCCGGTACGCCGCAAAACGATTCATTGGCAGAGCCTCACTCTTCTCGTCCTGGGCGTCGCTTTGTTCAGCTTGGGCATTCAGTTCGTATCCCAGCCCGGTGTGCCGGCTTGGGGGGCGGCAGCTTTGTTATTGCTCGGCGCAGCAGCAGGCATTCAATTTCTAAGGGTCGAGAGTAAAAAGGAAGAGCCATTAATTCGCTTTGGGTTACTGAAGCGCTATCCCGTTTACACGGCAGCGCTCGTCGTGGCAGCGGTACAGGATGCCGTTATGTTTGGCGTAATCTTTGTGCTGCCGCTCTTTTTCCAAGAAGCATTGAATCTGTCGCCAGCAGTAGCAGGAGCGATGTTCATTCCGACTGCTATCGCGACAAGCTTGTTCGCCTGGATCGGAGGCAGCCTGGTCGATGCCGGCAAATCGCGGGGGTTTATCGGGTACGGCATCTTTTTTGTCGCACTTTCCATCGTTTCCTTCGCTTTTTTGCCGCAGACAGCTCCGCTAGTTTTAGTTATGGCGTTAATGGCGCTGAGAGGCATCGGCAATGGGCTTTCGGAAATGTCGCTTACGACAATCGGTTTTGCTGCTTTGCCGGAAGAGGATTTGCATGAAGGCTCGGCGCTGGCGAACACGCTCCAGCGGCTGGCCTCCTCCTTTACGGTCATGCTGCTCGCTGTTTATTACGATTTCCGCAAAGGGATGCTGATTGATGCGGGACAGCTTGCCGACAATGCCGGATGGATGGCTCTAAAGGAAGAATGTTTGCTGCTTGGAGCGTTGCTGCTGCTGACGCTGCCACTGCTGCGGGCTATTAAACTAAAGAGGGTGAATGACGTTGCTGGGGAACAGGCAGCTTGA
- a CDS encoding 4-hydroxy-2-oxoheptanedioate aldolase, translated as MRTNKLKAKLREGRTVYGLFASIPHPIVIELIAEAEYDFVIIDCEHASTNMETVEEMVRAAELYDLTPLVRISKVDRIEILKALDCGAQGIVIPSVEGKEQVEEAVRHAFYHPIGMRSLNSGRPASFAKRSLVDYIAEANEELMIIPMIESVEGVRRSVEILSVPHIDFVLEGAADLSQSLGVPWQTEHPDVQRALEEVFSASGACGIPYATVSRSVDGHRQWAERGVRIFVLGDDRNTAFRAYRQKRADYSSGGAEVKQ; from the coding sequence ATGAGAACAAACAAGCTTAAAGCCAAGCTGCGGGAAGGGCGGACCGTATACGGACTGTTCGCCTCAATCCCTCATCCCATCGTCATCGAGCTGATCGCTGAGGCGGAATATGACTTTGTCATCATCGATTGCGAGCATGCCTCTACGAATATGGAAACCGTCGAAGAGATGGTGCGTGCTGCTGAGCTGTATGATTTAACGCCGCTGGTTCGAATCTCCAAAGTCGACCGTATCGAGATTCTCAAGGCGCTGGACTGCGGCGCTCAAGGCATTGTTATTCCCAGCGTGGAGGGTAAAGAGCAGGTCGAAGAGGCGGTGCGTCATGCCTTTTACCATCCAATCGGCATGCGCAGCCTGAACAGCGGGCGTCCGGCGTCGTTTGCGAAGCGTTCGCTAGTGGACTACATCGCGGAAGCAAACGAAGAACTGATGATCATTCCAATGATCGAGAGTGTGGAGGGTGTCCGCCGCAGTGTGGAAATTTTGAGCGTGCCGCATATCGATTTTGTGCTGGAGGGAGCGGCTGATCTGTCGCAGTCACTTGGCGTGCCTTGGCAGACGGAGCATCCCGATGTGCAACGGGCGCTTGAGGAGGTTTTCTCTGCTTCCGGTGCCTGCGGCATTCCCTACGCGACTGTGTCGCGCAGCGTGGACGGGCATCGGCAGTGGGCGGAGCGGGGCGTGCGCATCTTTGTGCTTGGCGACGACAGGAATACGGCGTTTCGGGCGTATAGGCAAAAGAGGGCTGACTATAGTAGCGGCGGAGCGGAGGTAAAACAATGA
- a CDS encoding Siderophore synthetase component, whose product MLQTSSLSKPEISSLQEVAERVMRQSLQALLFEGILEAQQAGGQWTLLGRKEDGSPVRYTFEAFVKESFGRVQLVPHSIRREGEAGFSLYLFLEEMLQNRLDGAQLSAFLHELTETLVKDSQSRAAQPEHIPHSERHYEALESYMADGHPYHPSYKSRLGFSLADNEAYGPEFNREVELAWVAVNKSLIDVSLSPGLSLEGLYSQHLSGEDMRRFGQTLSERGGSEKTYVYVPVHPWQLENKLPNVFAEQLENGDIVPLGAAEGKYRAQQSIRTLASRVNTEAPYIKLALSITNTSTSRILAHHTTQNAPLVSEWLERIVRSDAVLQEAGFRLLKEEAGVSFRYDSLPALQYRTAYGTLGAIFRQNVAQYLQPSEEAWPLNALLLRQKNGEPFLQEAIGRHGVSKWSRELIRTVVLPIVHLLYGHGIALESHAQNIILVVEDLLPKRIILKDLHDGVRYVPSKLLHPEWQPQLHPEPETHRKFNRYSFLQTESVNDVRDYTFDAFFFICMTDICWALEDFGLSESEFWKTCTEVILDYQRQHPEYAERYEMFDLFADDALIEEMTKRRIYGDGELYFRSALNPLRLAREAIEG is encoded by the coding sequence ATGTTACAGACAAGCAGCTTGTCTAAACCTGAGATTAGCTCACTGCAAGAGGTGGCGGAAAGAGTGATGCGCCAATCGCTGCAGGCGCTCTTGTTTGAAGGTATTTTGGAAGCGCAGCAGGCGGGCGGCCAATGGACGCTGCTCGGCCGGAAGGAGGACGGCTCGCCGGTCCGGTACACGTTCGAGGCTTTCGTCAAGGAATCGTTTGGCCGCGTCCAGCTTGTACCGCATTCCATCCGCCGTGAGGGTGAAGCGGGATTCAGTCTTTATCTCTTTTTGGAAGAGATGCTGCAAAACCGCTTGGATGGCGCTCAGTTGAGCGCGTTTCTCCACGAGCTGACGGAGACACTCGTTAAAGACAGCCAGTCTCGCGCGGCGCAGCCCGAACACATTCCGCATTCCGAGCGGCATTATGAAGCGCTGGAAAGTTATATGGCGGACGGACATCCCTATCATCCGAGCTATAAATCGCGGCTTGGCTTCAGTCTGGCCGACAACGAGGCGTACGGACCCGAGTTCAACCGCGAGGTTGAACTGGCGTGGGTTGCCGTCAACAAATCATTGATTGACGTGTCACTCTCGCCGGGATTGTCGCTGGAAGGGCTGTACAGCCAGCATTTGAGCGGGGAGGATATGCGCCGCTTCGGCCAAACGCTGAGCGAGCGGGGGGGCTCGGAAAAAACGTATGTGTACGTTCCGGTGCATCCTTGGCAATTGGAAAACAAACTGCCAAACGTATTCGCGGAGCAGCTGGAAAACGGGGACATCGTGCCGCTCGGCGCGGCGGAAGGCAAATACCGGGCGCAGCAGTCGATCCGCACGCTGGCAAGCCGCGTGAACACGGAAGCTCCTTACATCAAGCTTGCGCTGAGCATTACGAACACATCGACAAGCCGTATTCTGGCTCATCATACAACGCAGAACGCGCCGCTCGTCAGCGAATGGTTGGAGCGGATCGTGCGCAGCGACGCCGTTCTCCAGGAGGCGGGCTTCCGCTTGCTTAAGGAGGAAGCGGGCGTTTCGTTCCGTTATGACTCTTTGCCTGCGCTGCAATACCGCACTGCTTACGGAACATTGGGAGCGATTTTTCGGCAAAATGTGGCGCAGTATTTGCAGCCTAGCGAGGAAGCTTGGCCGCTGAATGCGCTGCTGCTCCGTCAGAAAAATGGTGAGCCGTTCTTGCAGGAAGCGATTGGGCGGCATGGCGTCTCCAAATGGAGCCGTGAGCTGATTCGCACCGTTGTTCTGCCGATCGTTCATCTGTTGTACGGACACGGCATCGCTCTGGAATCCCACGCGCAGAATATCATTCTTGTCGTGGAGGATCTGCTGCCAAAAAGAATTATTTTGAAGGATCTGCATGATGGGGTGCGATACGTTCCAAGCAAACTGCTGCACCCGGAATGGCAGCCTCAGCTGCATCCCGAGCCGGAAACGCATCGCAAATTCAACCGTTACTCGTTCCTGCAGACGGAATCCGTGAACGATGTCCGTGATTATACGTTCGACGCTTTCTTTTTTATTTGCATGACGGATATTTGCTGGGCGCTGGAGGATTTTGGCCTGAGCGAGAGCGAGTTCTGGAAAACATGCACAGAAGTCATTCTGGACTATCAGCGTCAACATCCCGAATATGCGGAGCGGTACGAGATGTTCGATCTGTTCGCGGATGACGCGCTGATCGAGGAAATGACGAAGCGGCGTATTTATGGCGACGGCGAGCTATATTTCCGTAGCGCGCTTAATCCGCTGCGGCTGGCGAGAGAAGCGATCGAGGGATGA
- a CDS encoding AraC-type DNA-binding protein codes for MRVKTIISGVVLFPGELEQWYTNKYDFIYIKSDNAIKICFNRIHVELNEETQGLFQCSQGPFSIQNKSTHPATLQGIKFTCGIKMNKDFFLTDFEQTPFVSLLTGEATAEVCYSYIIKLLEHIKKPQQLQNSRDYIDPRLIQLNRYIRKNYNTPISLQELADYVGVHPTYLSNTYSKVFKISPILFLNQLRLRAAKELLIDHELTIKEIAELVGYNSVSQFSLIFKRFHSKTPSQFRKDALKSIH; via the coding sequence ATGAGAGTGAAAACAATTATCAGTGGTGTTGTCTTATTCCCTGGAGAGTTAGAACAATGGTATACCAATAAATATGACTTCATATATATCAAATCGGATAATGCTATAAAAATATGCTTTAACCGAATCCATGTTGAATTGAATGAAGAGACACAGGGACTATTTCAGTGCAGTCAGGGTCCCTTTTCCATTCAAAATAAAAGCACCCATCCTGCCACATTACAAGGAATTAAATTTACTTGCGGAATTAAAATGAATAAGGACTTTTTCTTAACTGACTTTGAGCAAACCCCATTCGTATCCTTACTAACAGGGGAAGCTACCGCTGAAGTATGCTACTCGTACATCATAAAGCTTCTTGAACATATTAAAAAGCCTCAGCAGTTGCAAAATAGCAGAGACTATATCGACCCTAGATTAATTCAACTAAACCGATATATCAGAAAAAACTACAATACCCCAATATCTCTCCAAGAGCTAGCTGACTATGTTGGTGTACATCCAACGTACTTGAGCAATACGTATTCAAAAGTGTTTAAAATATCCCCTATTCTATTTCTTAATCAATTAAGACTGAGAGCGGCTAAGGAATTGCTGATAGATCACGAATTGACCATTAAAGAAATTGCCGAGTTAGTCGGATATAACAGCGTGTCACAATTCAGTTTGATTTTCAAGAGATTTCATTCTAAGACTCCTAGCCAGTTTAGGAAGGATGCCCTAAAATCAATCCATTAG
- a CDS encoding Siderophore synthetase component gives MTLLGNRQLDAQKWANQHTCRTLLNCYAREFRQESGFNESSHDYAISFPASGVVISGKLARWSAIGEHRYESCVVSTGRELDSAELALWITKELSKELPSLTKELQEQFFRNVAGSKRNLSLFMEQADLPRMSDYRTSEQSLLHGHPFHPFPKNTLGFSEADVRQYCPELRASFQLCYIAVRHDVFEEEWVAEDRRIEAPREARDQAVIMLQDSLHLYKLLPIHPWQYEHVQSMEEVQDYIKESKIVLLGNCGPLCYPTSSVRTVYVPELSCNIKLSLDVQITNMRRTNSREQMRRTMDAAAFLLRSRCFENDKHTAIAYEEGVASCRMGRDELTALFTIAYRPVEFDLTSTYVMSSLIETAAGEEQPLLASLLDIDHAEEWFRRYLEISLLPIVRIAEERGIHFEAHLQNTLLTVKDGIPHTFIIRDLEGVSVNRDKAGLPAEGPLFYSKEQAWARTSYYFIINHLGSFIHAMATAADCKEERFWCIVQDVLEQELANSGNEYVRHLLTAESFLAKRNMVSCLAGVSETPTYVPVDNLMKRIGSVVDVTDKQLV, from the coding sequence ATGACGTTGCTGGGGAACAGGCAGCTTGATGCCCAGAAATGGGCTAACCAACATACATGCAGGACGTTGCTGAACTGTTATGCCAGAGAGTTCCGCCAGGAATCAGGATTTAATGAATCGTCGCATGATTACGCGATTTCTTTTCCTGCTAGCGGAGTTGTCATTTCGGGCAAGCTAGCCCGCTGGTCGGCAATCGGTGAGCATCGGTACGAGAGCTGCGTTGTGAGTACCGGGCGGGAGCTGGACAGCGCTGAGCTGGCTCTTTGGATAACGAAGGAGCTAAGCAAGGAACTACCTTCGCTAACGAAGGAGCTGCAGGAGCAGTTTTTCCGCAATGTTGCGGGTAGTAAGCGGAATTTGAGTTTATTCATGGAGCAAGCTGATTTACCGCGGATGAGCGATTATAGAACCTCTGAGCAATCCTTGCTTCATGGTCATCCGTTCCATCCTTTTCCGAAAAACACGCTAGGCTTCTCCGAAGCCGATGTTCGGCAATATTGTCCGGAGCTTCGAGCCTCATTCCAGCTTTGTTATATAGCGGTGCGGCATGATGTGTTCGAGGAGGAGTGGGTAGCCGAGGATCGGCGCATCGAGGCTCCTCGGGAAGCCCGCGATCAAGCGGTGATCATGCTTCAGGATTCTTTACATTTGTATAAATTGCTGCCCATCCATCCATGGCAATATGAACATGTCCAGTCGATGGAGGAAGTTCAAGATTATATAAAGGAAAGCAAAATCGTACTGCTCGGAAACTGCGGTCCGCTATGTTATCCAACCTCGTCTGTCCGCACGGTTTATGTTCCTGAGCTAAGCTGCAACATCAAGCTTTCTCTGGATGTTCAAATTACGAATATGCGCCGGACGAACTCGCGGGAACAGATGCGCCGAACGATGGATGCAGCTGCCTTTCTATTGCGTAGCAGATGTTTTGAAAATGATAAACATACGGCTATCGCCTACGAGGAAGGGGTTGCGAGCTGTCGTATGGGGCGAGATGAGCTGACCGCTCTGTTCACAATCGCATACCGTCCGGTGGAATTTGATCTGACATCGACCTATGTAATGTCCAGTCTGATCGAGACGGCGGCGGGGGAAGAGCAGCCACTGCTCGCTTCTCTATTGGATATTGACCACGCGGAGGAATGGTTCCGCCGTTATTTGGAAATCTCTCTTCTGCCGATCGTTCGCATAGCGGAAGAGAGGGGCATTCATTTTGAAGCCCATCTGCAAAACACGCTGCTTACGGTGAAGGATGGTATACCTCATACGTTTATTATTCGCGATCTGGAAGGCGTCAGCGTCAATCGGGATAAGGCCGGTTTACCTGCGGAGGGGCCATTGTTCTATTCCAAGGAACAGGCCTGGGCGCGTACGAGCTATTATTTTATCATCAATCATCTTGGTTCCTTCATCCATGCGATGGCTACAGCGGCCGACTGCAAGGAAGAGCGCTTCTGGTGTATTGTGCAAGACGTTCTGGAGCAGGAGCTTGCGAATAGCGGCAACGAGTATGTCCGGCATCTGCTGACGGCTGAATCGTTCCTGGCGAAGAGAAATATGGTGAGCTGTCTCGCTGGCGTGAGCGAAACGCCGACTTACGTTCCGGTCGATAATTTAATGAAACGTATAGGGAGTGTAGTGGATGTTACAGACAAGCAGCTTGTCTAA